Proteins co-encoded in one Rudaeicoccus suwonensis genomic window:
- a CDS encoding extracellular solute-binding protein has product MSRKLIASLAIAGVGSLALTACAGGGGTKSTSAGTGPGGVTTLKLVVADYGTGPSNTSSKYWQSIITAFEAQNPKIKVNVTAINWNDFDNQVQTMIQNHQYPDITEGDYFANYAQEKLLYSADQVLSNPDNLLPVFKNQGSYDGVQYGMPWTTSSRTLFYNKKLFAEAGITTPPTTWAQVQTDATKIKATGNVGYGLPLGPEEAQAEALLWFLGNGGGYQNASGQYDINSTQNVQTLDFLKSFVASGVTEPNPASKNRTDLWQQFASGTIGMINGSPALIPIINSGGKLTSSDWASVQIPGKNGPLNTTLGVCDNVAAFNANGHQAAIKAFLDFAYQDKYQLQFDKEYDLLPATTSATQALSSDPIFGPFLKALPQSVQYPSTTSWANTKTQIQQTIGTALTGNPKSVLDQIQQTATKSQ; this is encoded by the coding sequence ATGTCGCGCAAACTCATCGCATCGCTGGCCATCGCCGGCGTCGGATCGCTCGCCCTGACCGCATGTGCGGGAGGCGGCGGGACCAAAAGCACGTCTGCCGGCACCGGTCCCGGCGGGGTGACCACGCTGAAACTCGTGGTCGCCGACTACGGCACCGGCCCGAGCAACACCAGCAGCAAGTACTGGCAGAGCATCATCACCGCGTTCGAAGCGCAGAACCCCAAGATCAAGGTCAACGTGACCGCGATCAACTGGAACGACTTCGACAACCAGGTTCAGACGATGATCCAGAACCACCAGTACCCCGACATCACCGAGGGTGACTACTTCGCCAACTACGCGCAGGAGAAGCTGCTCTATTCCGCCGACCAGGTGCTGAGCAACCCGGACAACCTGCTGCCGGTCTTCAAGAATCAGGGCAGCTACGACGGTGTGCAATACGGCATGCCGTGGACCACCAGCAGCCGCACGCTGTTCTACAACAAGAAGCTCTTCGCCGAGGCGGGCATCACCACGCCGCCGACCACGTGGGCGCAGGTACAAACCGACGCGACCAAGATCAAGGCCACCGGCAATGTCGGCTACGGCCTGCCGCTGGGGCCGGAGGAGGCCCAGGCCGAGGCACTGCTGTGGTTCCTCGGTAACGGCGGCGGTTACCAGAACGCCTCGGGGCAGTACGACATCAACAGCACGCAGAACGTGCAGACACTGGACTTCCTCAAGAGCTTCGTCGCATCAGGCGTCACCGAGCCGAACCCAGCCTCCAAGAACCGCACCGACCTGTGGCAGCAGTTCGCGTCCGGCACGATCGGCATGATCAACGGCTCGCCGGCGCTGATCCCGATCATCAACAGCGGCGGCAAGCTGACCAGCAGCGACTGGGCCTCCGTGCAGATCCCCGGCAAGAACGGTCCGCTCAACACCACCCTCGGTGTGTGTGACAACGTCGCGGCGTTCAACGCCAACGGTCACCAGGCCGCCATCAAGGCCTTCCTCGACTTCGCCTACCAGGACAAGTACCAGCTGCAGTTCGACAAGGAATACGACCTGCTGCCGGCCACGACCTCCGCGACCCAGGCGCTGTCGTCCGACCCGATCTTCGGGCCCTTCCTCAAGGCATTGCCGCAGTCGGTGCAGTACCCGAGCACGACCAGCTGGGCCAACACCAAGACGCAGATCCAGCAGACGATCGGCACGGCGTTGACGGGCAACCCCAAGTCGGTGCTCGACCAGATCCAGCAGACCGCCACCAAGAGTCAGTGA
- a CDS encoding ECF transporter S component produces MSDGSRVSMSSGLSPSAQSPQPQPQPQPQPQPQPQPQPQPQVSASASVRSPLSDVKTDAKTDAEAGWPGGGGLGDRLPDFVAALDGSAVRLGKRSIIALSLTSVAGVMMFFWPLLVRVKPSGLQHGADAPYIFVAVLPVLVLIVLAQISEGGMDSKALAMLGVLSAVDAALRPLGAGVAGIETVFFLLILAGRVFGPGFGFVLGCTSLFASALLTAGVGPWLPFQMLCSGWIGLGAGLLPRRVRGKRELAMLIGYGIVVAYLFGALMNLWFWPFITGADVPYYSGQISYAAGAPILENLHRFLIFTLLTSTGGWDTGRAITDTIALITFGPAVLAVLRRAARRASYDPIRSSD; encoded by the coding sequence GTGTCTGACGGGTCGCGGGTGTCGATGAGTTCGGGGCTGTCGCCGTCGGCACAGTCGCCGCAGCCGCAGCCGCAGCCGCAGCCGCAGCCGCAGCCGCAGCCGCAGCCGCAGCCGCAGCCGCAGGTGTCGGCGTCGGCGTCGGTACGGTCGCCGTTGTCGGACGTGAAGACGGACGCGAAGACGGACGCGGAAGCGGGGTGGCCGGGCGGCGGTGGCCTCGGCGATCGGTTGCCGGACTTTGTTGCCGCGCTTGACGGTTCGGCCGTCCGACTGGGCAAACGCTCGATCATCGCGCTGAGCTTGACCTCGGTCGCCGGAGTGATGATGTTCTTTTGGCCGCTGCTGGTGCGGGTCAAACCATCCGGTCTGCAACACGGGGCCGATGCGCCATACATCTTCGTCGCGGTGCTGCCCGTGCTCGTGCTGATCGTGCTCGCCCAGATTTCCGAAGGCGGCATGGATTCCAAGGCGCTCGCGATGCTCGGCGTTTTGTCGGCGGTCGATGCCGCCCTGCGTCCGCTCGGTGCCGGTGTGGCCGGGATCGAGACGGTGTTCTTCCTGCTGATTCTGGCCGGGCGGGTCTTCGGTCCAGGCTTCGGGTTCGTGCTGGGCTGCACGTCGCTGTTCGCGTCGGCGCTGCTGACCGCGGGTGTCGGCCCATGGCTGCCGTTTCAGATGTTGTGCTCTGGATGGATCGGGCTCGGCGCCGGTCTGTTGCCGCGACGCGTGCGCGGCAAGCGGGAGCTGGCGATGTTGATCGGCTACGGGATCGTGGTCGCCTATCTGTTCGGCGCGCTGATGAACCTGTGGTTCTGGCCGTTCATCACCGGTGCCGACGTGCCCTACTACTCCGGTCAGATCTCGTATGCCGCGGGCGCGCCCATCCTCGAAAACCTGCACCGGTTCCTGATTTTCACGTTGCTGACCTCCACCGGTGGTTGGGACACTGGGCGCGCGATCACCGACACGATCGCGCTGATCACCTTCGGTCCGGCGGTGCTGGCGGTGTTGCGTCGAGCAGCCCGCCGGGCGTCCTACGACCCGATCCGCTCCAGTGACTGA
- a CDS encoding GntR family transcriptional regulator, whose protein sequence is MAIEPHVPEPKYVAVKHLLLDIIAELGAGAALPTERALAQQCSTSRTTVRQAINELVVQGRIVRRQGAGNFVADGKMNWPLYLASFTEQAAANGMVATSQTIGTKRERANAEVAERLAVEPGDPVYRLDRLRIADGVPMCVETSVLSADRFPGLSRRIRSVGSLHSLLGEQYDVELTRGEETIQIEPATPRVAGLLDLDVGAPLLVVRRHSFDKRGTPVEWGTTWMRGDGVVFVAHLEVRRS, encoded by the coding sequence GTGGCCATCGAACCCCACGTGCCCGAGCCGAAGTATGTCGCAGTGAAGCATCTGCTGCTCGACATCATCGCCGAACTTGGCGCCGGCGCCGCGCTACCGACGGAACGTGCTCTGGCGCAACAGTGTTCGACGTCGCGCACCACCGTGCGTCAGGCCATCAACGAGCTCGTCGTCCAGGGTCGCATCGTGCGCCGCCAGGGCGCGGGCAACTTCGTCGCCGACGGCAAGATGAACTGGCCGCTCTATCTGGCCAGTTTCACCGAGCAGGCCGCCGCCAACGGCATGGTCGCGACCTCGCAGACCATCGGCACGAAACGCGAGCGCGCGAATGCCGAAGTCGCCGAACGTCTTGCGGTCGAGCCAGGTGATCCGGTCTATCGACTGGACCGGTTGCGGATCGCCGACGGCGTGCCGATGTGTGTGGAAACCTCTGTGCTGTCAGCGGATCGGTTCCCCGGGCTCAGCCGTCGAATCCGCTCGGTCGGCTCGTTGCACTCGCTGCTGGGCGAGCAGTATGACGTCGAACTCACCCGCGGCGAGGAGACCATCCAGATCGAGCCGGCCACGCCCCGGGTGGCCGGACTGCTGGATCTCGACGTTGGCGCACCGTTGCTGGTGGTGCGTCGTCACAGTTTCGACAAGCGCGGCACGCCGGTCGAGTGGGGGACGACGTGGATGCGTGGCGACGGTGTCGTCTTTGTCGCGCACCTCGAAGTCCGCCGTTCGTGA
- a CDS encoding carbohydrate ABC transporter permease: protein MSTNVPRANPLRRFTPLLWVGPAAALIIGVVIWPVVVMATTSTLNISPDGFNLGSAGLGNYRELFQEIALPGVLMRTAVWVVGVVVVTMVVSLLLAQLFNQAFPGRRVARWALIAPWGASVMMTSLIFRWALNAQNGVVNVILHDLGLVNLGTDQADWLGRPVAAFVWMMAVAVFVSLPFSTYAILAGLQTMDSAVYEAARVDGASPWRIYRSITLPLLRPALIVATLINVINVFNSFPIIWEMTRGGPGYSTSTTTTFMFILKQSYIGESAALSVINFAIVVIVALVFLKVAKWKDQVD from the coding sequence GTGAGCACCAACGTCCCACGGGCCAACCCACTGCGGCGGTTCACGCCGCTGCTGTGGGTGGGCCCGGCCGCCGCGCTGATCATCGGCGTCGTCATCTGGCCCGTCGTGGTGATGGCCACGACATCCACGCTCAACATCAGCCCGGACGGCTTCAACCTCGGATCAGCGGGCCTGGGCAACTACCGAGAGCTTTTTCAGGAGATCGCGCTCCCTGGCGTGCTCATGCGCACTGCCGTCTGGGTGGTGGGCGTCGTGGTCGTCACGATGGTCGTCTCACTGTTGCTGGCGCAGTTGTTCAACCAGGCGTTTCCTGGCCGCCGGGTTGCGCGGTGGGCCCTGATCGCGCCGTGGGGCGCGTCGGTGATGATGACGTCACTGATCTTCCGGTGGGCGCTCAACGCTCAGAACGGCGTCGTCAACGTCATACTGCACGACCTGGGTCTGGTGAATCTCGGCACAGATCAAGCAGATTGGCTGGGTCGGCCGGTCGCGGCATTCGTCTGGATGATGGCGGTCGCCGTCTTCGTGTCGCTGCCGTTCTCGACCTACGCGATCCTCGCCGGGCTGCAGACGATGGACTCCGCGGTCTACGAAGCGGCCCGCGTCGACGGCGCCAGCCCGTGGCGGATCTACCGCTCGATCACCCTGCCGCTGCTGCGCCCAGCGCTGATCGTCGCCACCCTCATCAACGTCATCAACGTGTTCAACTCCTTCCCGATCATCTGGGAGATGACCCGCGGCGGCCCCGGCTACTCGACCAGCACCACGACGACATTCATGTTCATCCTGAAGCAGAGCTACATCGGTGAATCCGCGGCGCTGTCGGTCATCAACTTCGCGATCGTGGTCATCGTCGCCCTGGTGTTCCTCAAGGTCGCCAAATGGAAGGACCAGGTCGACTGA
- a CDS encoding ABC transporter ATP-binding protein — MIRLEQVGVRYSGATEDALSDVDLSIPEGELVLVVGSTGAGKSTLLGTINGLVPHFTGGRLRGRVTVFDYDTRTHPPREMADVVGRVGQDPLAGFVTDTVEEELAYSMEQLAVAPSTMRKRVEEVLDLLGIAELRARPLHTLSGGQQQRVAIGSALTAGPRVLVLDEPTSALDPTAAEDVLAAVTRLVHDLGTTVVIAEHRMERVVQYADSLVVVTGDRNVLTGPPAQLMAQSPVAPPVVQLGRLLGWHPLPLSVRDARRCAGPARDILAGREPRRRSRSGDGSVALRAHKVTVAYGDKVAVREVSADLQRGTVTALMGRNGSGKSSLLWALQGSLKRHSGSVEVDGRDPAALSADKARARVGLVPQSASDLLYLETVSAECRAADLSAGAVGGTCRALLDDLVPGIPGEQHPRDLSEGQRLALVLAVQLTARPKVVLLDEPTRGLDYSAKAQLVNQLDLLAQQGHSIMVATHDVEFVAQVADRVMVLAEGELIADGPTAEVVASSPIFAPQVAKVLAPQPWLTVDQVEAGLAGARV; from the coding sequence ATGATTCGCCTCGAGCAGGTCGGGGTGCGTTACTCCGGTGCGACCGAGGATGCCTTGTCGGACGTCGATCTGAGCATTCCCGAAGGTGAACTCGTGCTCGTCGTCGGCAGCACCGGCGCCGGCAAGTCGACCTTGCTCGGCACGATCAACGGGCTGGTCCCGCACTTCACCGGTGGGCGGCTGCGCGGGCGGGTGACCGTCTTCGACTACGACACCCGCACCCACCCGCCGCGCGAGATGGCTGACGTCGTGGGGCGCGTCGGGCAGGACCCACTCGCTGGATTCGTCACCGACACCGTCGAGGAGGAACTCGCCTACTCGATGGAGCAGCTGGCCGTTGCGCCGAGCACCATGCGCAAACGGGTCGAGGAGGTGCTCGACCTGCTCGGCATCGCGGAGCTGCGGGCACGCCCACTGCACACGCTGTCCGGTGGCCAGCAGCAGCGTGTCGCCATCGGCAGCGCCCTCACCGCAGGCCCCCGGGTGCTCGTGCTCGACGAGCCGACCTCGGCGCTCGACCCGACCGCCGCCGAAGATGTGCTGGCAGCCGTCACGCGGCTCGTGCACGACCTCGGGACGACCGTCGTCATCGCCGAGCACCGGATGGAACGCGTTGTGCAGTATGCCGATTCGCTCGTTGTCGTCACCGGCGACCGGAACGTGCTGACTGGTCCGCCAGCGCAGTTGATGGCGCAGTCGCCGGTGGCGCCTCCGGTCGTCCAACTGGGACGGCTGCTCGGCTGGCACCCGCTGCCGTTGTCGGTCCGCGACGCACGGCGATGCGCCGGACCCGCCCGCGACATACTCGCCGGCCGTGAGCCGCGGAGACGCAGCCGCAGCGGCGACGGATCGGTCGCCTTGCGTGCCCACAAGGTCACCGTCGCGTATGGCGACAAGGTGGCCGTGCGCGAGGTCAGTGCGGACCTGCAGCGCGGCACGGTCACTGCCCTGATGGGCCGCAACGGCTCCGGCAAGTCCTCACTGCTGTGGGCCTTGCAGGGTTCGCTGAAGCGGCACAGCGGCTCGGTCGAGGTGGATGGACGCGATCCCGCCGCGCTGTCGGCGGACAAGGCCCGCGCGCGCGTCGGGCTCGTGCCGCAGTCGGCCTCGGATCTGCTCTATCTGGAGACGGTGTCCGCCGAGTGCCGGGCGGCTGACCTGTCCGCGGGTGCGGTCGGTGGTACGTGCAGGGCGTTGTTGGACGACCTGGTCCCCGGCATACCCGGGGAGCAGCACCCTCGGGACCTGTCCGAGGGTCAGCGGTTGGCGCTGGTGCTGGCGGTGCAGCTGACGGCTCGGCCGAAGGTGGTGCTGCTCGACGAACCGACGCGCGGGCTTGACTACAGCGCGAAGGCGCAGCTGGTGAATCAGCTGGATCTGCTTGCTCAGCAAGGGCATTCGATCATGGTCGCAACGCACGACGTGGAGTTCGTCGCGCAGGTCGCTGATCGGGTGATGGTGCTGGCCGAGGGCGAACTCATCGCCGACGGGCCGACCGCCGAAGTGGTGGCGTCGTCGCCGATCTTCGCGCCGCAGGTGGCCAAGGTGCTCGCGCCGCAACCGTGGCTGACGGTCGATCAGGTCGAGGCCGGGCTGGCGGGTGCGCGTGTCTGA